The genomic interval CAGTAGCATATCCTGCTTGTGTCATCTGTTCTGCTCATCCAGTCAAATTTTCCCTCACTTTGTCCCGAAAGGTTTGGTTCCAAAATCGGAGATCCAAAGAGAGACGCATGAAGCAACTGAGCGCTCTGAGCGGCCGGAGACATGTCTTCTTCCGCGGCCAGCGGAGGATGAGGGCGCTGGGAGAGAGACTGGAGGCAGAAGAGCTTGGACATTTCTCTTATTATGGAGGTGAGCTGTGTGTTGTGGTGCATGTAGGATTAATCCTTTTCTTAATGTTAAAAGTAGATAGTCTTTTGATAAAGTGGTTTgccaaaatattaattaaatgtgtttcttcAGGCTGATTTAAGTCAAtctatgcccccccccccccccccccccttttttttaggTCTGTTGATTTgactaaaacaaatacaaataaataaataaaaatacaaaaataaataaatcaaagtaatacaataaaagataaacaaaaaaaatatatgttcttaatatttaaattattctttaaattCTGATACATTCACTAATCCAGATCTTTGTATGACTGCAGATTATCCAGGTGAATACTATGGCTCAGGAGGGAATTATGAGTACTACCAGGGCCCACCATCATCCCAAGCTCAGACTCCAGCCGACTTGGGCTTTGTGCCCTCCTCTGTCCCTGCTGGCACCCCATTAGGAGCAATAGACCACCACCATCCGGGGCACCACTGTCCTGGAGAGGTGCATTGTTTCTCTGACACATCTCACCACCCTGCGGACTCACCCAGCCCTGAGCCCAACATGCCGGGCTCCATGCACAGCATCTCCAGTGAGATGTGTGGCCCCAGCACGCCCTACACGACTGTGTCCCTCAGTGACAA from Plectropomus leopardus isolate mb unplaced genomic scaffold, YSFRI_Pleo_2.0 unplaced_scaffold26837, whole genome shotgun sequence carries:
- the LOC121937611 gene encoding LIM/homeobox protein Lhx1-like — translated: TTCSDPSLSPDSQDPQDDGKDSETGHLSDKDNNNENDEQSAVGKRRGPRTTIKAKQLETLKAAFAATPKPTRHIREQLSRETGLTMRVIQVWFQNRRSKERRMKQLSALSGRRHVFFRGQRRMRALGERLEAEELGHFSYYGDYPGEYYGSGGNYEYYQGPPSSQAQTPADLGFVPSSVPAGTPLGAIDHHHPGHHCPGEVHCFSDTSHHPADSPSPEPNMPGSMHSISSEMCGPSTPYTTVSLSDNGYTNQLSQPSSEMSEGTVW